The sequence GCGCACCTACCTCAACAAGCACTGAGGCGGCGCGGGGAGCTCCGCGCCGCGCTTCACGTGCTCGCTCACAGCGAGCGGGTGCAGGACACCGGCTGCGCCATGGCGTTGCGCGCGCGGTCCTCGCTCACCAGCTTCCAGCCCGCGAGGTCCTCCAGCAGCATGTCGCGGTTCTGCCGGATGACCGTCGGGTTCCGGCACTGCTTGAGGTCGTCGTAGTAGCCGAACGGCGGCAGCGCGAGCTGCAGCTCCGCCAGCTCCGCGAGCTGCAAGTCCCCCAGCTCGCGCTTGAAGAGCGAGTACGCCGCGTCCTCCACCCCGACGATGCCGCGCTCGAAGTAGGCGGTGGACAGGTCGTAGACGATGAGCTGGTCCTTCTGCATGAAGGAGTGCAGCCTGTGCGCGGCCACCGTCTGGGGCAGCGGCCCCTCGATGTTCAGACGGCCGGCGAGGCGCATGGCCAGGATGCGCTCGCACCCACCGTCGCCCGGCGGCACCGTGCCCACCGTCACGCCCGCGAACAGGCGCCAGGCCCACGCGGGCCCGTCCTCGCGCGGCGTCTGGAAGTAGCGGGGGCAGCCCAGGTGCCGGATGTAGAGGGCCACCAGGTCCTTGGGCAGCCGCGAGAAGTCCGGCGGCTGGAAGGTGACGGGGCGCGGGTTCTTCTCGTACTGGCCCGCGCGAAGGCTCATCCGCTCGCCCTCGATGCTGTGCTTGAGCTGCTTCTGGACGTCGAACTCGCTCTCCAGCGGCGGCAGCCTGCTGGCCGTATAGAGATACGTCAGCGGGATGACCACGCCGGCCAGCCCCAGGAGGAACAGCACTATCCAGAGAAGACTCTTCACCGCCCCAGGTTACCAGGGGAGGCACGCCCCCTGCGCAACGGGATACAACCGAGCCCACCATGCCTGACTGGCACCCGGCCATCGTCTCCGACACCTCGCCCTCCGCCGATGGCCTCACCGACCTCGTGCTCGACATCCAGGGGACGCCCCTGGTGGGCAGTCACGTCCACCCCGGCCAGTACGTCCGGCTGCGCCTGCCCGGACAGGAAGAGGGCCTGTTTGCCCTCGCCTCCCCGCCCGAGCCCGGGGGGACGCATTGGGAGCTCCTCCTGAAGGGCGGCAGCCCGCTGCCCGACGCGCTCATCCGCCTGCGGCCTGGGGACAGGGTGGAGGTGTCGGCGCCCGAGGGCCGGGGCTTCCCGCTGGAGCGCGCGCGGGGGCATGACCTGCTGCTCTTCGCCACCGGCTCCGGCATCTCGCCCATCCGCTCCGTCATCCGCAGCATCCGCCGAGAGAGAGACGCGTACGGCCGCGTCACGCTCTACTTCGGCGCGCGCACGCCGAGCGCCTTCGCGTACTCGGACGAGTTGCACGAGTGGGAGGCCGGAGGCATCCGCGTGGTGCGCACCGTCAGCCAGCCCGGCGCCAGCGGCTGGCAGGGGCTCACCGGCTACGTGCAGGCGCACCTGGGCGAGGAGCACCTCGAGGACGTGGTGGCCTTCATCTGCGGCCAGGCGGAGATGGTGCAGGGCGTGAAGACCACGCTCCAGGCGCGCGGCGTCCCGACGAGCGTCATCTACCTGAACTACTGAGGCGCGGCGGCGCTCGCGGGCGGAGCCATACGAGGCTCCGCGGAGAGACGCCTCGCACCACCTCGGCTACCGAGCCGTGGCGGCGCCCTCCGCCGGAGTGACGACGGTGGGTTGCGTGTAGCGCACGTCGAGCAGCACCGCGGCCGGGTCGCTGTCTCCGCTGGCGCTGGCCACCTGCGGCGTCCACGCGGCGACGCCCACGTAGTGCCCGTCCGGGCTGAAGCGCACCCGGCGCACGGACCACCCGAACTCGTGCTCGCCCCGAGGCGCCTCGGAGCCCTCGGTGAAGAGATACACGCGCTTGTCCCAGCCGCCCGAGGCCAGCGAGTGCCCGTCCGGAGAGATGGCCGCGCTGGACACCACGCCGTGGTGCAGCGGCCACTTGTGCAGCACCTGCCCGGAGTGCGCGTCCACCAGCGCGCCCGTGTTGTTGGGCCCCTGGGGCTCCTGCACCTTCTTCTTCTCGCGCTCGTACACGTCGCGGTTGCGCTCGGGGAGCTGCTCTGAGAGGCCCACGCCCAGCCGCTGCCCGCTCGCGTCCACGGTGACGTCGCTGACGTGCGCCGGGAAGGTGAAGTCCGAGCGCTGCGTCAGCACCAGCGTCTCCACTCCGCGCGCGCCCTCGGGAGCCCCGCTCTTCAACTTGAGGATGGCCTCCTGGGTGACTTCGTCGAAGGTCACCTCCACCTTGTCCGTGAAGGGACTGCCCAGCACGCCCTGGCTGCCCTTGGGCACGCACGAGTCACACACCGCGACGTCCACGCCCTCCAGCACCAGCGACTTGAAGCGCAGCGACTGGTTGCGCGCCAGCCGCGCCGCGGTGGTACCCAGCGCGCCCGGCAGGTTGAGCGTCTCCTTGAGCGAGGCCGCATCGATGCCCGCCGCCGAGGCCGCCGCGCTGGTGAGGACGATGGCCGGCACGCGCGCGTCCAACACGAGGGACACGGGCGCCTTGCCGCCCACCGTACCGTTCAGCACCGCGGAGCCGTCACGCCGCTCGAAGTGCACGCGCGCCACGCCGGGCCGCACCGTCTCCAGGCCCGTGTGCCACGCGCGCACGTGCTTGTCCCAGCTCCCCGAGTACAGCGTCCCGTCCGGCGCGAAGGCCACCGCGCTCACCAGCGCCGAGTGGCCGCGCTCCTCCGAGGCGTACTCCAGCCCGGGCGCCGACAGCACCGTCAGCAGGCCCTTGAGGCTGCCCACCACCAGCCACTTCCCATTCGGGTGGAAGGCCACCGTGCCCAGCGGCTCCTCCGTGCGGCGCTCACCGCGCGGCGCTCCGGTGGCCGCGTCGAACAGGCGCACCACGCCGTCCTTGCCCGCCGTCGCCACGAGGCTGCCGTCCGGCGAGAAGGCCACGCCCTCCACGTCGAACTCGTAGGTGTTGATGACCGGGTCCGCGAGCAGCTTCGGCGGCGACCCCAGCGACCAGATGGACAGGAAGTACTGCTTGGCGCCCAGCCGCGTGTACCCCACGCGCCCGCCCACGGGCGAGAAGGCCAGGCCCCAGATGAAGTCGCTCCGGTTGAGGACGGCCACCTGCTCCCAGCCCACCACGCTCCCGGAGAGGTAGCCGCCCGGCGTCGCCGCGAGCTTCGCCTCCACGTCCGGCGTCAGCCTCGGCGGCGCGTGTGCGCACCCCGCTCCCACCGCCAGCCACCCACCGGCCAGCAGCGCCCCCGCAGTGCGCTTCCAGTTCATGAACCCGAGCCTCCCGAGGCCGCGGCCGCCTTCTCCTTCTCCACGTTGATTTCGGTGACGCCCTTGTTGTCGATGGAGAGCAGGAACAGCTGCTTCACCGCCTCGCGCTTGTCGTTGAAGGACGTCTTGCCCGTGGCGCCGTCGAAGTCCTTCAGGTTGGCCAGCGCCTCGCGCATCTGCGCGCGGGTCTGCGGCGCGCCGTCCTTCTTCTCGATGAGCTGGCGCAGCATGCGGCCGGAGTCATAGCCGATGGCCTCCAGCAGGCCCGGGTCCTTGCCCGTGTCCTGCTTGAAGGCCTCGCGGTACTTCTGCACGAAGCGGCGCGTGGCCGGGCGCTGCGAGTCCACGAAGAAGCCGTCCACGTACACCGAGCAGGTGACGAACTTGCCGCCGCGCTCCACCAGCTCCGGCAGCCCCGAGCGCCCCTTCGGGCTGCTCCACTGGTTGGTGCCGAAGAGCGTCACCGTCTTCAGCTCCTTCTTGCCCGTCGTCTTGCGGATGCGCTCCAAGTCACGCGGGTCGCACGCGTTGGTGACGATGTCCTCCACCGCGAGCGCCGGGGCCACGAGGCTGACGCGGCGCCAGTCGTCCGGCATGAAGATGGCGTCGAAGTCGATGATGGGCTCCACGCCCGCCTTCACCTTCTCCAGCGCCTTGCGGCGGCGGTACGCGTCCAGGTTCTCCCCCTGGATGTCCCGCACGCCGCCCACGTAGTCGCCGCGGTCCTCGAGGTAGTAGCGGCCCACCAGCTTCTTGGCTTCCGTGGTGAAGGTCGTCTGGTCGTGCGCGTAGCGCTCCGCGCCGCGGATGACGCCGCCGCGCTCCACCACGTCGTCCCAGAAGGTGTCCGCCAGCTCCACGCCGTAGGGGATGTTGGGGTACAGCACCGCGAAGCGCTTGTAGCCCTTCACGTTCATCGCGTAGTCGGCGATGGCGTCCGCCTGCGCGGTGTTGGTCAGCATGTTGCGGAAGACGTACGTGCCCAGGTCGGTGACGCCCTCCTGGCGGCTCATCGTCAGGAGCGGCACCTGCAGCTCCTCCGCCACCAGCGCCGCGCGCTTCGTGTCGTCCCCGAGCAGGGGCCCCAGCACGGCGATGGCGCCGTCGTCGAAGGCGAGCTGCTCCATGGCCTGGCCCGTCTTGTTGACGTCGCCCTGCGTGTCCTTCACCACCAGCTCCACGTTGCTGCCCTCCAGCCCCAGCTGGATGCCGCGCAGCACCGCCTCGCCAATGGGCTGGTAGCGGCCCGTCATGGGCAGCACCACGCCCACCGTGCGGGGCTTCGCCTCCACGCGGCGGGTGGCGCGCGCGAGCAGCTCGCGGGCCTGCGGCGCGAAGGCATGGTTGGGCGCCTCCGCGAGGAAGCGGTTGAGCGTCTCCTCCAGGCGCGTCCAGTCACGCAGGTGGTAGTAGACTCGCGCCAGCTTGAAGGTGATGACGGGCCACGCCGGGTTGGACGGGGACAGCCCCTCCGCCACGCGGGCGATGTCCACGAAGTCCGCGCGGCCCTCCACCAGCTGCTCCACGCGAGCCACCGCGGCGGCCTGCTCCTCGGGCGTCTTCGCCTCGCCGGCCTGCTCCACCGCCAGCGTCAGCGCCTGCCCGTACAGCCCGGCGCCCGCGGCGGCGCGCGCGGCCTCGGCCTGGAGCTGCTCCTTCTCCGCGCCCTCGGCGCGCTCCGCCAGGCTGGACAGCGTCTGGTACGCGTCGCGGTACGCGCCCACCTCCATGGCGGACACGGCCAGCTTGTGCTTGGCGTCATCCGCCTGCGGGTACAGCGGGTTCTCGAAGAGCAGCTCGTTGAAGGACTTGCGCGCGTTCACGAAGTCCTTCGACTCGAAGTAGAGGACGCCCGCCCGGTACAGCGCCTCCTGGCCGGCGGTGGTGGCGGGGTACGCCTTGCGCACCGCGAGGTAGGCCTCCGCGGCCTTCTTCTTGTCCGGAG comes from Pyxidicoccus parkwaysis and encodes:
- a CDS encoding transglycosylase domain-containing protein; this translates as MKSLLWIVLFLLGLAGVVIPLTYLYTASRLPPLESEFDVQKQLKHSIEGERMSLRAGQYEKNPRPVTFQPPDFSRLPKDLVALYIRHLGCPRYFQTPREDGPAWAWRLFAGVTVGTVPPGDGGCERILAMRLAGRLNIEGPLPQTVAAHRLHSFMQKDQLIVYDLSTAYFERGIVGVEDAAYSLFKRELGDLQLAELAELQLALPPFGYYDDLKQCRNPTVIRQNRDMLLEDLAGWKLVSEDRARNAMAQPVSCTRSL
- a CDS encoding NAD-binding oxidoreductase, whose amino-acid sequence is MPDWHPAIVSDTSPSADGLTDLVLDIQGTPLVGSHVHPGQYVRLRLPGQEEGLFALASPPEPGGTHWELLLKGGSPLPDALIRLRPGDRVEVSAPEGRGFPLERARGHDLLLFATGSGISPIRSVIRSIRRERDAYGRVTLYFGARTPSAFAYSDELHEWEAGGIRVVRTVSQPGASGWQGLTGYVQAHLGEEHLEDVVAFICGQAEMVQGVKTTLQARGVPTSVIYLNY
- a CDS encoding WD40 repeat domain-containing protein, giving the protein MNWKRTAGALLAGGWLAVGAGCAHAPPRLTPDVEAKLAATPGGYLSGSVVGWEQVAVLNRSDFIWGLAFSPVGGRVGYTRLGAKQYFLSIWSLGSPPKLLADPVINTYEFDVEGVAFSPDGSLVATAGKDGVVRLFDAATGAPRGERRTEEPLGTVAFHPNGKWLVVGSLKGLLTVLSAPGLEYASEERGHSALVSAVAFAPDGTLYSGSWDKHVRAWHTGLETVRPGVARVHFERRDGSAVLNGTVGGKAPVSLVLDARVPAIVLTSAAASAAGIDAASLKETLNLPGALGTTAARLARNQSLRFKSLVLEGVDVAVCDSCVPKGSQGVLGSPFTDKVEVTFDEVTQEAILKLKSGAPEGARGVETLVLTQRSDFTFPAHVSDVTVDASGQRLGVGLSEQLPERNRDVYEREKKKVQEPQGPNNTGALVDAHSGQVLHKWPLHHGVVSSAAISPDGHSLASGGWDKRVYLFTEGSEAPRGEHEFGWSVRRVRFSPDGHYVGVAAWTPQVASASGDSDPAAVLLDVRYTQPTVVTPAEGAATAR
- a CDS encoding penicillin-binding protein activator, with amino-acid sequence MDVSSLLRRSLAVALAALSLTGCPNQKTRTPSGGGTGEEVPTGDQFPKRPTVEAKKDAAADAALTQASQTAQAAPDKKKAAEAYLAVRKAYPATTAGQEALYRAGVLYFESKDFVNARKSFNELLFENPLYPQADDAKHKLAVSAMEVGAYRDAYQTLSSLAERAEGAEKEQLQAEAARAAAGAGLYGQALTLAVEQAGEAKTPEEQAAAVARVEQLVEGRADFVDIARVAEGLSPSNPAWPVITFKLARVYYHLRDWTRLEETLNRFLAEAPNHAFAPQARELLARATRRVEAKPRTVGVVLPMTGRYQPIGEAVLRGIQLGLEGSNVELVVKDTQGDVNKTGQAMEQLAFDDGAIAVLGPLLGDDTKRAALVAEELQVPLLTMSRQEGVTDLGTYVFRNMLTNTAQADAIADYAMNVKGYKRFAVLYPNIPYGVELADTFWDDVVERGGVIRGAERYAHDQTTFTTEAKKLVGRYYLEDRGDYVGGVRDIQGENLDAYRRRKALEKVKAGVEPIIDFDAIFMPDDWRRVSLVAPALAVEDIVTNACDPRDLERIRKTTGKKELKTVTLFGTNQWSSPKGRSGLPELVERGGKFVTCSVYVDGFFVDSQRPATRRFVQKYREAFKQDTGKDPGLLEAIGYDSGRMLRQLIEKKDGAPQTRAQMREALANLKDFDGATGKTSFNDKREAVKQLFLLSIDNKGVTEINVEKEKAAAASGGSGS